Genomic segment of Tiliqua scincoides isolate rTilSci1 chromosome 1, rTilSci1.hap2, whole genome shotgun sequence:
tggagcctctttagtgcaactcgggcaaacagctttcctacaacgctaaggagagagatgccgcggtagttattgtaGTCAcctctgtcgcctttgttcttgtacagcatgatgatgtttgcatccctcatgtcctgtggtactccaccttctctccagcagaggcagaggatttcatgcagctcagtggcgatgatctctttgatCATCAAAGAATAGCAATAACAATAGACATGGTTTTAATGGGAACATAATTGCATGTGATATTTGGaaattgtaatttaaaaaaagacaatgTGGAATTATTATATCACTGTTTTTCCTCTTGAATTTCTCTCCATGAGAACTGCACAAAAATTGATCTATCAAGGAAAGTTGCTTTTCACACAATGGTCAGCAGAGTTTCTTTTAGGCTGGAGCCAGAAACCCCACTCCCAAAATATAAACTCGGAGAGTCCTTTGCATATTGAAACCCTTCCCGGACACATACCTAGCCAAAGGCCTGCGATTCCACACAGGTAGCCCCagggcactgctgaaaggggggACCAGCATTCCACCTTTGTAAAATGCAGGATGACGGGGATAAAGGAGAGGAAGATCAAGTTGAAGAAGCCAAGCGTTGAAATGACATGGGCAGCCTCCCCAAAGTTGGCACTTCCAAGGAACATCTTAAACAAGACCTGCAGTTgtgggagaggaaaaggaaaggaaaacagttgAGGACTGTTGACAAAGAACAGACATTGAAGTGCATTTCATGACATTCCCACAGCCCCAAACCACATCCTGGCAGCTGACTCCTGGAGCGTACAAGGGTGTAAGTCTGGTTTGCCACTGGCACAAGGAAGCAGCTTGCTAATCCAGGGAGCTAGTCCTATGGCCAACATCTGGAtggcagtaagaacataagaacataagaacagccccactggatcaggccataggcccatctagtccagcttcctgtatctcacagcggcccaccaaatgccccagggagcacaccagataacaagagacctcatcctggtgccctcccttgcatctggccttctgacatagcccatttctaaaatcaggaggttgcgcatacacatcatggcttgtaccccgtaatggatttttcctccagaaacttctccaatccccttttaaaggcatccaggccagatgccgtcaccacatcctgtggcaaggagttccacagaccaaccacacgctgaataaagaaatattttctcttgtctgttcctGCCTTATGGTCCACTGTGTCTGAATTATATAGGACAATCTTCGTAGACTTACATGCAGAGAATTCTGATTTGGGGCTGCGTGTTCCAGAAATCTTTCCAGACTTGATgattttatcattattatttataagaacacaagaagagccctgctggatcaggtcaaaagcccatctagtccagcttcctgcacctcacagtggcccaccagatgcctcagggagcactcaagacaacataagacctgcaccctggtgccctccctgacatctggcattctgaggtaattcAGCATTTATATAGCTCTTTCCGATTGTGCAAAGCACTCGTATTAACTTGATGATGTCCATACAACAGTCCTGTaaataagtattattatccccatattacagatggaaaagactgaggctgagacagACTGGCTTGCCTGAGACCACCTAAACAAGAATCAAAGTGGTCGCTTCCGTTTCCATTACCAAGTGGCCTCAGAGAATGTCAACACACCCTAATGCCCTGATCCAAATTTTCCCTTTAGCTTTCGGCAGCTGCAGAGGAAGAAAGTTAAGTCTTGTTTGGGACAAGTAAAGTTCCCACACCACATGATAAATGTATGAAGACCGCTCAATTTTCCATAAAGCGGGAGAGAAAATGTTTACAGAAGCCCCTGAATCTCCCTCCAAGTCAtccaaaagttattggcaaaattTTTTTTGACCTGGGCAATATAACATTATTTCAGTTCAATACATCAGTTGTgcacctctggcagcttcctacCTCAAGGATTGACTACTGTGGCAGGCTCTTTGTGGAGCTGTCCTTGAAGATTATTCCAAAGCTTTAGCAGATACAGATTCTGGCTGGAGTTGGGAGAGAAGCCCATAAATGGCCAGTCTCAAAGCAGTCACTGGTCACCTGTTCACTTCCAAGTGCAAGTTTAAAAGCTGGTAAGTACGGCAATCTAAGCAGCTCAGTTTCCATACTTTAAAGAGCACCTCTTTCTGATTCCTAACCTTTAAGATAAAGAGTTCCCATCTGTTCTAGGAGTCCCTTGGGAACCTTGTTGGGACACCAAAGAGACTGGAACCCCTAGCCACCTTGAAGGACTGCCCTTGCACCCAGAGAAATATGCTTCTATATGAGAATGTTCTCTCTCACTGGGGCAGACATCAGCTTACAGTCGTACATCGCAAGCCTCGCTCAAGACACATCAATAACATCCCCCAGCAGAAAATGGGGAAACTCGTAGATGTTAATCTCACTGCTGTGGAATAATAGAGTTTTCATTAAGACTTGATAAAGGGAAAATAAGCCGAATCCTTGGTGCTCACAAAGTAATTATCTCTGTTGTAACTTTCTCCCAATGCACCTGGCTCCGAATGTAAATCAGGCAACCAGAGAGAGGAGGGTCGGCATTTCTAAATCAATCTTGTTTGGCGCTTGTGCGCGTGTGTTTTAATGTGGGAAGACGGCAAGGTGCCGCAATGACCTACCTTATACAGTGCAGAGGTTGATGCGGATCCAACAGCGTACGCAACGCCGGTAATTGAATCGCCATGGAAACCATCTGCATATGCCATCATGACAATTCCGGTGATGGCCATTATTGCGGCGACTATCTGCGTAATCCGAAAGCAAAGAAATTTAAAGCAACTTGATTATCTGGAAAGAGATGAGACGAGGTGACTGTGTGTGTATCAAGATGCTTTTCCTTTTAGGTTTAATCTTCCCAAGTACCCCGTTAAACAGGTGATTAAGATAGCGGATGGGAGCATCACGCTGTGATGGAAGTGAAGACTTCCTATTTGCTTCTGGATCCAGGATAAGCAGCCTTGAATCCACAAAGCCCTACATGGTCTTGTCACCCCTTCGCTCTCGAATGGAATATCCCAGTACATTCTTGCTGTTGCTCCTCCAGCTTTTCTACCCTCAGCCACCTGGAGCTTTCTTACTCCATCAAGTCGCTCCAAACTTCCCCCATTGGTGTCTCTTATGCATTGAACAACCTCCATGGTGCCACCCTCCTTACTTCCTTCAAACTCCATCTCAAACCTGCCTTTTCCCATGAGTTTTCACACAACTCTTCAGCCCCCATACTCTACTGCAGCAATgtccaaccagtgtgccatggcacattggtgtgcagagAATCGTCAGAAGGTGTGCtgcggaagtttgggggagggtcatttattagtatggccactgggggatgtgatccccccctccggcagtgcagtgtgccttgaccaaaAACTGATAACGTGagctcaatggcatagctagagggggtgcaaagcactaagtttgcagatgcctgaatgtgccatgcaagcggccccactccctccccttcagagccattctgggcggggggagccaATGGAGGccaatgcctggctccaaaggggcaggggggtgcaaagcattaagttttgcaggtgactGGACGAGCTTGCACAACTTGTCCAgttacctgcaaaacttagtgctttgtagcccccctagctatgccactgtgtgagctgacaatttcagcaccttgttagtgtgccatgagataaaaaaaaaaaaaggttgaaaatcactgctctgctgAGTCACTAAGGCCACAATTCTAACCTCCAGTTAAAgtcactggcacaagtcacttgcgctgacccataaggcatgtttgcgccaacTCAAGAGTAGAGGCCAGCACAAGAAGTTGTGCTTACCTCCCcgtgctggatccaggcccagtgtggtaagtcgggggggggcatggggaggacggggaggaggcgttttggggtgggggagggcgggtggtgggtgttcccaggggcagaAGGGTGaaaagtgggaggcggggccaggatccagcagttatgccggatcctgaccccgttcctgggtggCATGGAGTGGTCCCTGgccactccattctgctcagatctgcaccacctcttcaggtggcacacaTCAgaatagacccactggggccagtgcAGCGTGACACAGGATACGtttcccccttgcctcaggttgcgccacttctggccccaaacttgcaccaGATTCAGCACaagcccgctggcctgcctgctcagcACAATTTCAACTGGGAAGAAGATATTCACTTGCTTACACTGTTCACTACAAAGCTAACAAGAAGTCTGTGAACATGACATACATGCTTTTGAGCATCATGATGTTCTCCAAAATCCTGAATAGTGAGTGGGAAGTCAGTAGAGTagccagaggggtgcaaagcactaagttttgcagacgcCTGAACGgcccgtgcaagcggcccctcccactctgctTCGGAGCGAGGCATTCATCTCAGTTTTGCTCTtgccgccaggaatggctctgaagaggaggggccccttgcatggcaTATTCAGgcaactgcaaaacttagtgctttgcaccccctttagctacgctacTATGTGAAGTGAAAAGAAGAATTCAAGAAGACTGCTGGGGTCTTACCCTGACACCCATGAACCTGTCTTTCAACACAATCCAGGAGAGCAGGAAGACAAAGGCCTTGTTACAACAGAAGAGGGCTGAGACATCTGTGGCTGTCAGCTTCTTCAAAGCCAGCAGGTAAAGGTAATTAGTCAAAGTCCAGAGAATAGAAAAGGGAGCTGTCCTTTTAAGGAAGAGTTTCAGTGTCAGGCCGTCTTCACCAAAGATCCGGCTGCATTCCCTGCAGAAAGGAAAGATTTTGAAAAATCAGGGTGAGGACCGACATAAAAGTCTCAGGACAGGGTGTGACAGAATTTTGGGAGCGGCCAGCAGATCAGCTGCAGTCGCCAGCAGGCCACCCCAATGAAATGTCATATCTCCCACCTGGCAGAGAACAGACCTACCTGAATTTTTTGATGGGTGATTGTTTTTCCTGTGCAGTGACAAGATGTCCAGAGTAATAAACTGGGAAAAACATAATGTTCCAGTTGGTTGAAAACCAAGTCATGAAAAAGGGATAATCAAAGTTCTTGAATGTGATTTTGACAATCTGTGTCGTTCCAACCCAAGAGGAGGAGACGGACAAAATAATCAGAAATCCCCAGACAACCTTGAGAAATGTCGAGATGCAAGACTCGCACCGGGTCTGAGCATGGCTCTCTTGGCTGGTGTTGTCGGTGTTGGCTTGTGTCCCGTCTTCTCCTGCAAATAGAGACAAAGGAGTTCTGTTACAAGAGCAACAACCACGTTTGAGATCCTGGATATCACCCAGGGCATATGCAAGGGAGCAAGAAATGGCACACTGTCAGGGTACTGTGGCTAGTATCAGAGCCATCATCCTGTGAAGATTGCAACTGCCGTCAAGCTAGTGGGAAGAGCCTGTTATTTGTTCTGGGATTTGctcttgggaagcactggttCCAATCTGGACTTCTTCTTTGCCCCACCACTGAGGGCAGACGGAACCTAAGCAGGTATCAAAGCAGGGTGTGGGGGAGTCTGGTCATCTGTCTTAGGGTGGAAGGCAGCACCTGCTgaagccataaagcacttcattCAAAAATATTTGTCATCTGCCTtgaataactaagggtgcaatcctaaccccttatgttagtgctttccagcacggacataagcgCAATGctctgaacaaacattcccttactttgaggaggcctctgtgagtgacacccaactgcaggatgcagcacatgtcccattggcaccgctatgccagtgctggaaagcactgacataaggggtgaggattgcaccctacattgTAGAAAAGTGGAATGCAAATGGCTTAAATAAACACACAAGAATACTTATTCTGCAAGTGTAGTTACTCACCAGACATGGGGCGTAGCTGGAATTgtacagagcagccattttcaaccactgtgccatagcacaccgGTGTgtcacgaatggtccccaggtgtgccgcaggaatttgggagagggtcatttatcaataggaccattgggggatgtgagcccccattgacagcacagtgtgccttgtcaattgtcaaaaagctgatggtgtgccttgaccattttagtaccttgcccgtgtgccgcgagatgaaaaaggttgaaaatcactggtatagagcaTATGCAATGATCTCTGGGACTGCAGTGGGGCACAGGATGAAAGAGCACTGGATCAAGGAACGATGGGACTTTGGTTCACACACGTTCCTTCCCTGCAGTGCCATCTGAAGTCACTGTTTTCCCTCCCCACTGCCACTCCAAGGCAATTCCCCCCCCAGCTcagaagcatagctagaggggggtgtcAGTGTAAGTACGGCAGGCTTCGCAATttaccatgtaagtggccctgcCCCCCACTATTGGAGCCATTCAAGGCAGCGACAGTAAtgtgccatcactgccctgaatggccccagtggggaggggccgcttacctGGTGCACTGCAaagcctgctgtacttactgccccatccccctctggctatgcttctGCTCCAGCTGCCTTGCTTTCCTGAGTGATCTTGACCAATTATCTGTATCTACTTTCTCCTTCCCTATTAAAATACTGCTGCCAATTACGGTGTGGTTTTAAGATCATTACTTTACAAAATATGTTATTTTGCTGCTATGGTTTTATTAGCCACATTAACGGCCCCACTTAGGAAAGAACGGCAGGATATAAAGATCTGAATCAATGCATAAATCAGGAGCTCACACAAATATCACACCACTGTGTAGCCAACCTGCTTTGGCTATGCAACCTCCCAAAGCAAATTCagagtggggacagaagaatTGCCCTCCTGACTCGGAAGGGgtgccagggaaggagccaatgCTGTGGTGGTTTGATTTTCTCTAGAGTGCATTTTCTTGTTGTGCGAAACCACCCCGCAGATCCTTCACCAGAAATGCTGTGCaatgtatacattttaaaataaatgccaaTAAATCAATCTCTGAGAGGAGATAGATGCATTTTAGGCATGCATCTGGATGATGGCACCAGGCAGTGTACAAACTAACATTTTACACGCACAGCAGCTGCTAAGCTCTGTTCAGGAATTGGTAATAACATATTGCAGGGCAATTCTTTTTTCATCCTATATCTTCTAACCAAAACAACGCATGTTGTCTGGGCTTTTAAATCAAGGTAGGCCAGGCTAGTTGCAGCCAGCACTAACTGCATTAATTTAGttaaattaatttatttaattttttaaaaattaaattaattaaattaatgcaTCACCATAAACTGTAGGGCAGACAGCCAGAGGAGCTCTATCAGACACTGATCCTTGTCTTAAAAATAGGGAGTGTTACAAGCAATTCCTGTTTTCATATCTGAAATGCTGGAAGTGTACATACTGATAAATTTTGGTCTAATAATGGATCAACATGGCCACCTACTTTTGATTTGCACTGTTCCGGTGTTTTATAATGAAAACCagttgacattaaaaaaaaaaaaaaaaaggcatgccAGAATTGAACTGCTTAGTTATTAGGAATTCCACTCACCCCCTTTCAAAATAACAAATTCAGTGCTTCCCCATAATCTCAAATGTGACCGTTTCAATGCAGTTGGTTCAGACATTCAGGGGCAAACTATATGTTACTCTGGAGTTGGCTGCAACAAACGTCCAACAGTCCTTtccacatcaccaccaccactggagaGCAAGAAACTGTCctttggggggacgacgacaattTTTGTAGTAATAAAAAAATACCACCAGCAGTAAGAATTTCCAGATGCAAAATAGCTCCAGTTTTGTGGCAAAGTTTGAGGTGCAAAGTTTCTGGGGATACACAACCCTCTGAAACCATGTAGGTTAGAAACATAATTATGCTTTAAAAATCACAACAAATCAGATTCTCTGGATGCAAAATATTATCATTTGTGCAGGAAGCCAATTGGAATGCAGCCAAATCCATGCCCAGGTACAACACTATGTAAGGGTCTACATCAGGAAAGAGTGAGAAGATTGGACACTTGCCAATTGCTTCATAGCTAAAGGCATTTTTAAGTGTCTTCTGTTAAAAGCCACTTAAGGACTGACAGCCTACtcctaaccaacattcctgtGTCAAtccaaccatgccaatggggtgagcattgcattctggggggggggagggtagtcacagagacctcctcaaggttagggaatgtttgtttccttacctcggggctgcactttGGCTGCATCTGGgccagaaagtgggttaggattggactatgagCCTTCCCAACACTATAGCAGTCTCCCCGTGACTGTACCCCACTTACAAAGGGACTGCAAACTTGGTTTCCCAAGAGGCATTTTCCTATCAAGGGGCCATGAAGCAAATATTCACCCAGCACGTGCTGGTTTATCTCATTCTTAGGGCTGTGTAAAGGAACTCCACGTGTTTAGCTATTGTACATAAGGAAAACTTGTGTCTCCAACAAAGTCATGAGTCATGAGAATGCCAGTCAAGGTTTAAATTCCTACTCTGACATGATgctcaaaagaacataagaagagccccactggatcaggccaaaggcccatctagtccagcttcttgtttctcacagaggcccaccaaatgccccagggagtacaccagacaacaagaagacctgcaaggcctcctgggaattgtagtttaagaacataagaacagccccactggatcaggccataggcccattagtccagcttcctgtatctcacagtggcccaccaaatgccccagggagcacaccagataacaagagacctgcaaggcctcctgggaattgtagtttaagaacataagaacggccccactggatgaggccaaaggcccatctagtccagcttcctgtatctcacagaggcccaccagatgccttacgGAGCACACAACACAGAGGCAGTAACAAAGGAGTGGCCCCAGGATGCAagggtgcccacccttgcatctggcattctggggtagcctacttctaaaatcaagaggttgacACATACCCTTCATggtttgaaacctgtgatggactcttcctccagaaatctgtccaatcctctttgaaaggcatctaggccagatgctgtcaccacatcctgtggcaaagagttccacagacaaattacacaATGGGtaatctacacagaagtaagccccgttgtgttcaatgggccttactaccaggaaagtatgtataggatttcagcctttctAATGAAGTTACTCCTGGAGTTCTTTGATCACAAACCCATTTAAATCTCTGCTGTAATTGTGCTGTCAGATGAACATGTTGCGgctgctctcctcccacccatGTTTCTAAGAAGATTCCAAGTGGGGTACCTTGACTTCTacacaagacaaaagaaaaatcctATTTCTGCCGTTTTGACACTAGTTCAGCTGCTGCAGTACAAGATAGCAGGGACAACATatcaagggaagaaaaaaaattctgccttTCATTGCAGCTCTCTGATGATCCAAGCCAGATCTTTAATGAAAACCAAAGAGGAATATTTCCTTCTCAGAGATTTCTTCTTGTCTTCCTCTTTGCTTCGTGAAGGAACGAGGTAAAGAGGAACAGCAGAACTGCGCTGTTCTTTGAGGTCCTCACGATTCAGTCTGCCTTGAACTTGTCCCTCTCTCAGGATTATCTGCAGGAAATGTACAAAGTACCCTGGAAATGTCCTCTACAATTATTGGTCTTCTGTGTGCCATTTGTCCACTACCAACCCAACACTGCTATGCACACTGgtgtaggtagagggggtgcaaagcactgagttttgcaggaagcttcaccgcagagtgcaagaggcccctccgcctcagagccattccaaggtgatgggagcaaaacggaggtgaacgCAGGAAGGTGAATGTCTCTATTTTGTACCCACCacctaaatggttggcaaccttcagtctcgaaagactatggtataagcctacagcacccggtattcccaagcgttctcccatccaagtactaaccaggcctgaccctgcttagcttctgagatcagatgagatcatgcatgtgcagggtaatggctccaaaggggagggagagggacgccttgcacgctgcggtgaggctccctgcaaaactcagtgctttgcaccccctctagctatgccactggctattaGGCAGCTGCACACCTCTGCCCCTCTAATCTTCCTGCCCGCCAAGCACCCCATTTTGCAATAGACAAAAGAGTGGGCCCTATGATGCCCACAGCAGAAAAAAGGCATATTATTCAGGCTTGGGTGGGATGGGAGGGACTTTTGCACCCAAGACACAAAAGGAATGGTGATGCTGAAGCTAGCGCATGCCTACCTGATCTGTGCTGCCTCTCTCCTCTGCCGTGCCGACAAAATCCAGAGGGGCTCCGACTCTGCAGCTCTAGAATGGGAGCAGCAGAATCTTCCGCAGCAGACAAAGCAGAAAgctgcctgcagaggccactCTGCGTGCTGGGGCAGTTGGCTCCCGGCTTGCATCGGACGACAGAGGATCGGGAGGCACCTGAGAAAAAAGAGTTTGCATCAGTCGGGTGGAAAGCTCCCTTGACCAGAGACTgtaacagagagtgagtgtcaatgggcaattttcacaatggagagaagtgaaaagcggtgtgccccatggatttgtcttgggaccggtgctttccaacctcttcataaacgacctggagacagggttgagcagtgaggcggctaagtttgcagacaacaccaaacttttccgagtggtgaagaccagaagtgattgtgaggagctccagaaggatctctccagactggcagaaggggcagcagaatggcagatgcgtttcaatgtcagtaactgcaaagtcatgctcattggggaaaaaaatcaaaacttcacatataggctgatgggttctgagctgtctgtgacagatcaagagagagatcttggggtggtggtggacaggtcgatgaaagtgtcgacccaatgtgtggcggcagtgaagaaggccaattctatgcttgggatcattaggaagggtattgagaacaaaacggctagtattataatgccgttgtacaaatcgatggtaaggccacgcctggagtattgtgtccagttctggtcgccgcatctcaaaaaggacaaagtggaaatggaaaaaacccaatcctatccaattttccagtgccagtgcagccacgccaatggggcatgcactgcatcctgttgtggggaggcagtcacagaggcctcctcaaggtatgggaacatttgttcccttacctcggggttgcattacggctacaccggtgctggaaagttggataggattgggccctcacatggtgctttgcaacacctgcagaacttaccatagctatgccactgcttcctggGTGTTGGGGGTGCATTACCCAAACAAACCAGAGTTGGCCTTTTTATTAAAAGGTCTGTGGGACAAGTTCTCTTGCCATCAGCCTATGCAAAAGGAGCACCAGATTGAACTGGGTAATAGTCCCAAGACATGCCCCCCCCACATCACATACACTCATATTAGACAACAGGGCTCAAAGCACAGACCAGCAAAAGCTCAGCACCCTGACTCCAAGTGTTGTTTTAATGAGGCTGGAGGAAGAGATTTCTTTATATGCTGATGTCCCTTACAATGAACTCGACTGCCCTCCAATAGCTAATGATGCCAGtggaaagctatttttccactgtttttgcCTCTTTTGCACTATGCATAGCCTTTAAATCAGGGTCAAACTAGAAATGACATTAATGCATCGTTATTTTTCtgggtttttaaaatttattgtaCGTAGTTGACGATGGTCCACATTAGGACTGCAGCAAGGGGGAAGAAGTTTGGGCTTTATGTTCCCCCTCATGCCAGGATTCCggtctgacagcccaaccctctgCACATCTCACACTTATGAGGTGAGTgggcataagactgcagcctgatTGCAACCAACGCATCTGCTATTGTCCCCAGAGGGAAGCTGCTGTTCACAGCCACTGCAATTTCCTTCCCAGGGCAAATAACAGCTTCACAGCCCAGTTCAAACTGGGGTCATGACATGGGGCAAAGGGTTCACCCCATCTTCTCTCCTGCCATGGGTTGAATCTGAATTGGGGGCTCccattttttttagttttaaaaatggAACAATGATTCTGCACTTCTAGTTGGGCCCTGTGTTGCACAATATTTTAGCCTGTGTGTGCAGAAATGCCCTAAGTAAGCTCAGaggtggtgtgtgtgtctgttttaaGGAGCAACACTAGACTTGATctgcaaaagattttttttttctttttgcaactgAAAGAAGCTTTTCCACTGAAAATTACAAAATTGAGTGTTACATGCTGCACTGGAATTTAATTCAGTATGAACttgaggaaaagaaaggaacgtaagaaaaatgctgctggatccagccaaAAGGGGCCCACATCTTGTTAACGTCCCATCAGCTGCTTCTTGGAAGGTCACAAAAGTGAAGGAAAGGCACAATTTTGCCAGTGCTCCCCTGAAGCTAGTATGGAGAGGCAGGCTGCCATTCAACCTGGAGGTTGAGCACAGCCATCATAACTAGTAGCGATTGACAGACCTGACCTCCAGGattcccctttaaagccatccacactagtggccatcaccacttctATCTGTGGAAAAATCCATGCTAGCCCTACCTCCAATGCTGTCAATTGTCCTTTGGCTGTGTTCCTGTTCCTGCacatgtctgccccccccccaaatagggtCACTCTTCTGAGACAGTAAACTTTCTGTCCTGCAAACCCTCCCTTGGAGAGTCTAGGACACCATTTCACCTTCACGGAGGACTCAAAACTCACAGATATCAGATAACCACACAGGTTTTCCAACCAAATGTTCAAAATCCAGATGGAAGATGCTGAATTCACAGGTTAAGAAGTGAGAAAGGTACTTGGCTTATTCTCATTCcaagctgaaacagagacgcctgcgttggctcggtcatgtcgtgagaatggatgatggccggatcccaaaggatcccctctatggagaactcgtgcaaggaaagcgccctacaggtagaccacagctgcaatacaaggacatctgcaagagggatctgaaggccttaggagtggacctcaacaggtgggaaaccctggcctctgagcggcccgcttggaggcaggctgtgcagcatggcctttcccagtttgaagagacacttggccaatagtctgaggcaaagaaggaaggcccatagccagggaaacagaccagggacagactgcacttgctcccagtgtggaagggattgtcactcccgaatcggccttttcagccacactagatgctgtgccagaaccaccattcagagcacgatactagagtctttcgagactgaaggttgccagcaacaacTTGGCTTATTCCATGGAGAAGAAAACCTTACAGATAACACGCAGAAAAGGAACCCCATGCAAGTTGGCATccaaatgtgtgctgcatccatgggaaatgctgatttccatgtGTG
This window contains:
- the SLC35F4 gene encoding solute carrier family 35 member F4 isoform X1, which produces MDGKAAPNGVATIEDRILRITGYYGYYPGYSSQKSASRSSVVRCKPGANCPSTQSGLCRQLSALSAAEDSAAPILELQSRSPSGFCRHGRGERQHRSGEDGTQANTDNTSQESHAQTRCESCISTFLKVVWGFLIILSVSSSWVGTTQIVKITFKNFDYPFFMTWFSTNWNIMFFPVYYSGHLVTAQEKQSPIKKFRECSRIFGEDGLTLKLFLKRTAPFSILWTLTNYLYLLALKKLTATDVSALFCCNKAFVFLLSWIVLKDRFMGVRIVAAIMAITGIVMMAYADGFHGDSITGVAYAVGSASTSALYKVLFKMFLGSANFGEAAHVISTLGFFNLIFLSFIPVILHFTKVECWSPLSAVPWGYLCGIAGLWLAFNILVNVGVVLTYPILISIGTVLSVPGNAAVDLLKHEVIFSVVRLGANIIICLGFLLMLLPEEWDEITLRFINSLKEKKSEDHAEDAADSSMHFRSRSRANGAVSIPLA
- the SLC35F4 gene encoding solute carrier family 35 member F4 isoform X2 encodes the protein MDGKAAPNGVATIEDRILRITGYYGYYPGYSSQKSASRSSVVRCKPGANCPSTQSGLCRQLSALSAAEDSAAPILELQSRSPSGFCRHGRGERQHRSEDGTQANTDNTSQESHAQTRCESCISTFLKVVWGFLIILSVSSSWVGTTQIVKITFKNFDYPFFMTWFSTNWNIMFFPVYYSGHLVTAQEKQSPIKKFRECSRIFGEDGLTLKLFLKRTAPFSILWTLTNYLYLLALKKLTATDVSALFCCNKAFVFLLSWIVLKDRFMGVRIVAAIMAITGIVMMAYADGFHGDSITGVAYAVGSASTSALYKVLFKMFLGSANFGEAAHVISTLGFFNLIFLSFIPVILHFTKVECWSPLSAVPWGYLCGIAGLWLAFNILVNVGVVLTYPILISIGTVLSVPGNAAVDLLKHEVIFSVVRLGANIIICLGFLLMLLPEEWDEITLRFINSLKEKKSEDHAEDAADSSMHFRSRSRANGAVSIPLA